A single candidate division KSB1 bacterium DNA region contains:
- the nusA gene encoding transcription termination factor NusA has protein sequence MLKAELAEAFAQLAKEKQIDREKLSEIIHSVLEAMVRKKYGTTDNFDIYVNLDKGVIEIQQIKKIVEKVTDPVTEIDLETARKSEPDLEIGEEFLEIVDPATFGRRLIQSAKQNLNQKLREIERQVTFEEYKNRVGEIVIGDVRQVTRDEVYLNVDRTEVVMPRSEQIPTEKYRRGETLRAVIKEVKETPRGPVIIVSRADPMFLVRLFELEVPEIYEGIIEIRAIAREPGERTKIAVVSNDKRIDAVGACVGMKGIRIQSIVRELNNEKIDIINWSSEPEILVQRALSPAKPSKIILDEDRRRVVAVFPDDQISLAIGKGGLNRKLASRLTGYEIETIKESEYRERLVKEVKKDRPLDTVPGITTAMLKKLAAGDIHTVQQVLDAKVDGLMAIPGIGKKTAETVYELVRAAVEGQAVGTENLQERQTQEDGQEEEVAA, from the coding sequence ATGTTGAAGGCAGAGCTGGCAGAGGCGTTTGCACAACTGGCCAAAGAGAAGCAGATCGACCGGGAGAAGCTGTCGGAGATCATCCACAGCGTCCTGGAGGCGATGGTCCGCAAGAAGTACGGCACCACGGACAACTTCGACATCTACGTGAACCTCGACAAGGGGGTCATCGAGATTCAGCAGATCAAAAAGATCGTGGAAAAGGTCACCGACCCGGTCACGGAAATCGACCTTGAGACGGCGCGCAAGAGCGAGCCGGATCTGGAGATCGGCGAGGAGTTTCTGGAGATCGTCGACCCGGCGACCTTCGGCCGGCGCCTGATCCAGTCCGCTAAGCAGAACCTGAACCAGAAGCTTCGGGAGATCGAGAGGCAGGTCACCTTCGAGGAGTACAAGAATCGAGTAGGGGAGATTGTCATTGGGGACGTCCGGCAGGTCACCCGCGATGAGGTCTACCTGAACGTGGACCGCACCGAGGTGGTGATGCCCCGTTCCGAACAGATTCCCACCGAAAAGTACCGCCGGGGCGAAACCCTGCGCGCCGTGATCAAAGAGGTCAAAGAGACACCGCGAGGCCCGGTGATCATTGTCAGCCGCGCCGACCCCATGTTCCTGGTGCGGCTCTTTGAGCTTGAGGTGCCGGAGATCTACGAGGGAATCATCGAGATCCGCGCCATCGCGCGCGAACCCGGCGAGAGGACGAAGATCGCCGTAGTGTCGAACGACAAGCGCATTGACGCGGTCGGGGCCTGCGTGGGCATGAAGGGAATCCGGATCCAGTCCATCGTCCGGGAGCTGAACAACGAGAAGATCGACATCATCAACTGGAGCTCCGAGCCGGAGATCTTGGTCCAGCGTGCTCTGAGCCCGGCCAAGCCCTCGAAGATCATCCTGGACGAGGATCGTCGCCGCGTGGTGGCGGTTTTCCCCGATGATCAGATCTCCCTGGCCATCGGCAAGGGGGGACTGAACCGCAAGCTGGCGTCGCGACTGACCGGCTACGAGATCGAGACGATCAAAGAGAGCGAATACCGCGAACGGCTCGTGAAGGAAGTGAAGAAGGACCGGCCGCTGGACACGGTCCCGGGTATCACGACGGCCATGCTGAAGAAGCTGGCGGCGGGGGACATCCACACCGTCCAGCAGGTTCTGGACGCGAAGGTGGATGGCTTGATGGCCATCCCGGGTATTGGGAAGAAGACGGCGGAAACGGTTTACGAGCTGGTCCGCGCGGCTGTGGAGGGACAGGCGGTAGGGACCGAGAATCTCCAGGAGAGGCAAACGCAGGAGGATGGACAGGAGGAGGAAGTAGCGGCGTAG
- the infB gene encoding translation initiation factor IF-2, translated as MVGKRRLFQVAREFNISNEELIEFLQKQNFKVKNQMSPVTDEMYEAVVRRYQQQAAGPDEEVEFRRLLREKRELEEARRREARRALEEKLRAARELVTERERRVATVASGAGPTVVEVPPEREAPGVPRPERRERRIRVIDIPTEEKAAEERPVPAAETVTPEPEEEMAPPIPEAVPEEMEALALVEEAPAPAPEVEEPVIEEELTEVAEEFEEAVEVAPKKRRKKRPKKHKAKEEIVGSLSEVIERAKEKKEEKRKKKRRPEFTEEEIERSIRQTLAAMQETGRRRKYRKVREKEEEVVEEESNLIRTPEFITTAELASLMGVTAAEVIQKALGMGLMVSMNQRLDAETITLLADEFGYDVEIISDYAEEEVQAEEEEDPSKLRPRAPVVTVMGHVDHGKTSLLDYIRKSNVVAGEKGGITQHIGAYEVELGDSRSITFLDTPGHEAFTAMRARGAQVTDIVVLVVAADDHVMPQTVEAINHAKAAGVPIIVAINKMDKPNANPDLIKRELADHNVLVEEWGGRHQCVEISAKTGMNVDKLLEAILLEAEMLDLKANPDRPAKGTILESRLDRGRGVVATVLVQNGTLRIGDPFVAGMYAGRVRAMFDERDRPVKEAGPSRPVLVVGFDGMPQAGDPFTVVASEREAKEIATRRQQLRREQQFRRVQRVSLDEISRRIRTGEAEIRELPLIVKADVDGSLEAISDSLMKLATGEVAVRIVHKGVGAISESDVLLAAATGAIIIGFHVRATPQAREAAKREEVDIRIYDVIYDLTKEVKDALEGLLEPETKEEVMGVAEVRQTFRVPKVGTVAGCYVLEGRLNRNDRVKVYRDDKLIFDGRIASLKRFKDDVREVSAGLECGVGLDGFDDIKIGDVIEAYQVVEIKRTLD; from the coding sequence TTGGTAGGCAAGAGACGACTGTTTCAGGTAGCGCGGGAATTCAACATCTCGAACGAGGAGCTCATCGAGTTCCTGCAGAAGCAGAACTTCAAGGTCAAGAACCAGATGAGCCCCGTAACGGACGAGATGTACGAGGCTGTGGTCCGGCGCTACCAGCAGCAGGCGGCTGGGCCGGACGAAGAAGTGGAGTTCCGTCGCCTGCTCCGTGAGAAGCGCGAGCTGGAAGAGGCCCGCAGGCGGGAGGCCCGTCGTGCGCTCGAGGAAAAGCTCCGGGCCGCAAGAGAACTGGTCACCGAGCGGGAGCGGCGGGTAGCCACGGTGGCCAGCGGCGCCGGACCTACGGTCGTGGAGGTTCCTCCGGAAAGGGAAGCGCCAGGCGTGCCCAGGCCGGAGCGACGGGAGCGGCGCATCCGGGTGATCGATATCCCGACAGAGGAGAAGGCAGCTGAGGAGCGCCCCGTCCCGGCCGCCGAGACGGTGACCCCAGAGCCGGAAGAAGAGATGGCTCCTCCCATCCCCGAGGCTGTGCCTGAGGAGATGGAAGCCCTGGCCCTGGTTGAAGAGGCTCCGGCCCCTGCTCCTGAGGTGGAGGAGCCGGTGATCGAGGAGGAGCTGACCGAGGTCGCCGAGGAATTCGAAGAGGCCGTTGAGGTCGCTCCCAAGAAGAGGCGCAAGAAACGCCCGAAGAAGCACAAAGCCAAAGAGGAGATCGTCGGAAGCCTCAGCGAGGTCATCGAGCGCGCGAAAGAGAAGAAAGAAGAGAAGCGTAAGAAGAAGCGTCGCCCCGAATTCACCGAGGAGGAGATCGAACGCTCCATCCGCCAGACCCTCGCTGCGATGCAGGAGACGGGTCGCCGCCGCAAGTATCGGAAGGTGAGGGAGAAGGAAGAAGAGGTCGTCGAGGAAGAGAGCAACCTGATTCGCACCCCGGAGTTCATCACCACGGCCGAGCTGGCAAGCCTGATGGGGGTGACGGCGGCGGAGGTGATCCAGAAAGCCCTCGGGATGGGCCTCATGGTCTCCATGAACCAACGCTTAGATGCCGAGACGATCACCCTCCTGGCCGACGAGTTTGGCTACGATGTGGAGATCATTTCCGACTACGCCGAGGAAGAGGTCCAGGCGGAGGAAGAGGAGGATCCTTCCAAGCTCCGCCCACGCGCGCCGGTGGTCACGGTGATGGGCCATGTGGACCACGGGAAGACCTCCCTCCTCGATTACATCCGCAAGAGCAACGTGGTGGCGGGTGAGAAAGGGGGCATCACCCAGCACATCGGTGCCTACGAGGTGGAGCTGGGCGATTCCCGCTCCATCACCTTCCTGGACACTCCGGGCCACGAGGCCTTCACGGCGATGCGCGCCCGCGGCGCCCAGGTGACGGATATTGTGGTGCTGGTGGTGGCGGCCGACGACCACGTGATGCCTCAGACGGTAGAGGCCATCAACCACGCCAAGGCAGCCGGCGTGCCCATCATTGTGGCCATCAACAAGATGGACAAGCCGAACGCCAATCCGGACCTCATCAAACGCGAGCTGGCCGACCACAACGTGCTGGTGGAGGAGTGGGGAGGCCGTCACCAGTGCGTGGAGATCTCGGCTAAGACCGGGATGAACGTCGATAAGCTCCTGGAGGCTATCCTCCTGGAGGCCGAGATGCTGGACCTCAAGGCGAATCCCGACCGGCCGGCCAAGGGGACGATCCTCGAGTCGCGGCTCGATCGTGGGCGAGGCGTTGTGGCCACGGTGTTAGTGCAGAACGGCACGCTGCGCATTGGCGATCCGTTCGTGGCCGGCATGTACGCGGGGCGCGTTCGGGCCATGTTCGATGAGCGCGATCGCCCGGTCAAGGAAGCCGGTCCCTCCCGCCCGGTCCTCGTGGTCGGCTTTGACGGCATGCCCCAGGCCGGCGATCCGTTTACCGTAGTGGCTTCGGAGCGCGAGGCCAAGGAAATCGCCACCCGCCGGCAGCAGCTCCGCCGGGAGCAGCAGTTCCGCCGTGTGCAGCGGGTGAGCCTGGACGAGATCTCGCGGCGCATTCGCACGGGTGAGGCGGAGATCCGCGAGCTGCCCCTCATCGTAAAAGCCGATGTGGACGGCTCCCTCGAGGCCATTTCGGACTCCCTGATGAAGCTGGCCACGGGTGAGGTGGCCGTGCGAATCGTGCATAAGGGGGTCGGCGCCATTTCGGAGTCGGACGTGCTCCTGGCCGCGGCCACCGGTGCCATCATCATCGGGTTCCACGTCCGAGCTACTCCGCAGGCGAGGGAGGCCGCCAAGCGCGAAGAGGTGGACATCCGCATCTACGACGTGATCTACGACCTGACCAAGGAGGTTAAGGACGCCCTGGAAGGGCTGCTGGAGCCGGAGACCAAAGAGGAGGTCATGGGGGTCGCCGAGGTCCGCCAGACCTTCCGCGTGCCGAAGGTGGGAACGGTCGCCGGTTGCTACGTCCTGGAAGGCCGCCTCAATCGCAACGACCGGGTCAAGGTCTACCGGGACGATAAGCTCATCTTCGACGGCCGCATTGCCTCCCTCAAGCGCTTCAAGGACGACGTGCGCGAGGTTTCGGCCGGACTGGAGTGCGGTGTCGGTCTGGACGGTTTCGACGACATCAAGATCGGCGACGTGATCGAAGCCTATCAGGTGGTCGAGATCAAGCGAACCCTCGATTGA
- a CDS encoding tetratricopeptide repeat protein translates to MIRPRPKKKLTKREIKQDKLVTAYFKATDWLQANSRYVLYGVAGAAAVLLMILLVVRSHRVAEARAAVELARADLYVDGGRYEEAVGVLETIVEKYGGTSAARMALLDLADMYYRMGEFDLAVKYFDRYVKKHAGYDPLLTASALAGKAACLEGKGDYEGAAQLYVKAYEKAPKGFNAPEYLVQAAVCLERSGKLNQAKDLCQKVLDQFPKSTVRRDAETVLARIQVKQARASG, encoded by the coding sequence GTGATACGGCCACGACCGAAGAAGAAACTGACCAAGCGGGAAATCAAGCAGGATAAGCTGGTCACGGCGTATTTCAAGGCTACGGACTGGCTCCAGGCGAACAGCCGGTACGTGCTGTACGGGGTGGCGGGAGCCGCGGCCGTCCTGCTGATGATCTTGCTTGTGGTTCGGAGCCACCGCGTGGCTGAGGCGCGGGCGGCGGTGGAGCTGGCGCGCGCGGACCTGTACGTGGACGGCGGCCGCTACGAGGAAGCGGTGGGCGTGCTGGAGACAATCGTCGAGAAGTACGGCGGGACAAGCGCTGCCCGCATGGCTCTCCTGGACCTTGCGGACATGTACTACCGGATGGGCGAGTTCGACCTCGCCGTCAAGTACTTCGATCGCTACGTAAAGAAGCACGCGGGCTATGACCCCCTTCTCACGGCGTCGGCCCTTGCGGGAAAGGCGGCCTGTCTGGAAGGGAAGGGCGACTACGAGGGGGCGGCCCAACTTTACGTGAAGGCCTACGAGAAAGCCCCGAAGGGCTTCAACGCCCCCGAGTATTTGGTCCAGGCGGCTGTCTGTTTGGAGCGCTCGGGCAAACTGAACCAGGCCAAGGATCTGTGCCAGAAGGTTCTGGATCAATTTCCGAAGTCGACGGTGCGCCGGGATGCCGAAACGGTGCTTGCTCGCATCCAGGTGAAACAGGCCAGGGCGAGCGGATAG
- a CDS encoding DUF503 domain-containing protein has protein sequence MLVGVCQIDLFVPDSGSLKSKRFILTSLKTRIRNKFNVSISEVDGNDKWQRVTLAVSMVANERKLIDQTMTQILNLISQDGRCEILNHVVEVL, from the coding sequence ATGCTGGTCGGCGTGTGTCAGATCGACCTGTTTGTCCCGGACAGCGGGTCGCTCAAGTCCAAGCGGTTCATTTTGACCAGCCTCAAGACGCGGATCCGGAACAAGTTCAACGTCTCAATCTCCGAGGTCGACGGCAACGACAAGTGGCAGCGAGTCACCCTCGCCGTGTCCATGGTGGCCAACGAGCGAAAGCTGATCGATCAGACGATGACCCAGATCCTCAATCTCATCAGCCAAGACGGGCGGTGTGAGATCCTCAATCATGTCGTGGAAGTGCTGTGA
- a CDS encoding ribosome maturation factor RimP, protein MRVSAEEIRQLIEPLLEREGVELVDLELKGAPGRFILRVFIDEEGGITIDRCTEISRKLSDFLDRKDPIPGRYVLEVSSPGVDRPLLQPRDFRRNVGREVRVEYRQGDETLSVTGRIVAASEVLELEVAGERLQLQWEDVLRGKVQVHF, encoded by the coding sequence GTGCGCGTATCGGCGGAAGAGATTCGTCAGCTCATCGAGCCGCTCCTGGAACGCGAGGGCGTGGAGCTGGTGGATCTCGAGCTGAAGGGTGCACCAGGCCGGTTCATCCTGCGCGTGTTCATCGATGAGGAAGGGGGCATCACGATCGACCGGTGCACGGAGATCAGCCGGAAGTTGTCCGACTTCCTCGACCGCAAGGATCCGATCCCGGGCCGGTACGTGCTGGAGGTTTCCTCTCCAGGGGTCGATCGGCCGCTGCTTCAACCCCGGGATTTCCGGCGGAACGTGGGGCGCGAGGTGCGCGTCGAGTATCGCCAAGGGGACGAGACGTTGTCCGTTACGGGACGGATTGTGGCCGCTTCCGAGGTGCTGGAGCTCGAAGTGGCGGGAGAGCGGCTGCAGCTGCAATGGGAGGACGTCCTGCGCGGCAAAGTGCAGGTCCATTTTTGA